ACCTGAACCGGGCCTCGCGGTTGCTACTGGCGAAACTTACTATGAGGGCTCCATCGGGGGCGGCCGAAGCGTGCCAATCGCAGGTCTTCTCGTGGCGAACGTCGATATGAAGGCATCATTTACCCCAATCGCGTTGTTCTACATCTGGCCCACGCCGACCAAGGA
This region of Terriglobia bacterium genomic DNA includes:
- a CDS encoding transporter, with product MKTRITLTLAGLTVLTFSVTRAFAVEGGLGRPISGMSIAPYAGVIPPEPGLAVATGETYYEGSIGGGRSVPIAGLLVANVDMKASFTPIALFYIWPTPTK